TCACAGATTTGGGATGTTATAAACAAGTATTAAGATCTTTTGGATTTCAAAGTCATAATATACATAGCATTATGAACCTATAAAGGGTAACATACCAATCTGCAAAGTCACCCCAAAAGAAATCATATGTTTCTCGTGCCACttctccaaaataaaatttgtcaTAGCTTGCGGTGGCAGAATCAATAAGCAAGTGAAGTTTTGACACCtggaattaaataaaattatcatgCAGCTCtgcaaaatttgaaaaaaatttatagataaAGTGCCTTACCACCCAACACTCTGATAAAGGGAGATTAAGTACAGAATCTTCACAATCaaactgaaaataaataaatgagtcAGTCTTAACTAAGAATAGTTACAACCAATGCTCTCATTTAAATTTGCTAAACATCAATTGAAACAGTTGGAATCAAAGTACCAGTATAAAAAGTAAACCAAAATTCCGTGTCAAAAGAGAAAATGCCAACAATATTCATACCTAATAATATGTCAATGCTAAGAagttataaaattcaaactgTAGTTTATTTCTTGCTTCATTTGTTCAAGGGTAATATTCAGGTCAAAGTTTCAAAAGGATATTCATCCATCCATATGCAAGCAACTGAGTGGAAAAAAGTGAATCACTACTTTTGAAGTGCAAAAGCTGTCAGCAGATTAGAACATACTAGGAGTCTAGAACTCACCAACTTCTTAATATTCATGAAAATCAGAGCAACACTTTCCAGTATATATAGTATTATCCCGGAACTTATATACACGCCAACATCTCGATACAAACACATATATCCTCCAAAATACACATATACAGACACAAACATGTATAGCATGGAAGCTAAGAAAATTTCCTCACCTTGTTAGACAATAAGCTTTCCCAAGCAGGTACATCATTTTGATCAGGCAAATTCTGCAATATGAACTTGCCAGCATTCCACAATTTGTTGGTGAACGCCTTATTCGAGGTCAACCGCTCAGTGGATAAATTAAGATCCTGAAAGAAACAGATGTCCCATCACCATTTTTGATAAGCAAAGAAACATCCTCATGAGTCTGATCAGAAAACAAACCTGGCCAGCTGTTCCTAAAGATAGTGTGAATCGTAAAGCATCTGTCCCAAACTCTCTGATTGTGTCAAGGGGATCAATCACATTTCCTAATGTCTTGGACATTTTTCTCCCCTGAAATTAGttcaaagttaaaaattaatctaGATATATAGCAGATCTTACAAGCAAGACCAAGTTGATAAGTAAAAATTTATAATGGTAAACAAGTTGAAATTTTAAATGCCAACAATGtataaaagtttgcaccgtctgAGAGTTAGTTTGTTGGGCTGCATTAATTTGTTGGGCTGCATTTAGATTATGCCTCTGAGGCAACAATACAAAGACGAAGAGACAGAGAGAAAGAGACGAATGTTTTATTCTGTGTCTCCAAAACCAAACAAGATTGTGAATCCCGTCTCTATATTTCTGTCTCAACGATAAAATCCAAACATAGCCTTGAAGAACATGCAACATGTACAAATGTTTAACCAAAATAGATGCTTCTATAATAACTAGATCCTAGTTACAATAACttggaaaaagaaaggaagCGATCACATAACGTGGCTGTGTAAAATATTGGGAAAGTGTAAATCCACATAACATGACGAGGACTTTCTAATGATGAATGACAACGATATCATAGtccctaaatcttcaaccaaatTATGTGTATAGAAAAGTAACAGAGGCATATCAAAGTTAAGTGTTCAGAAATCTGtatatctttaataaaaattgACACAGCATTTGTTAGGTTGTCAAGAGAGCTCATTGTAATAATGCATTCTGGATCTTACATAAATACTAACTTTCCTACATAAAGTAGCAATAAGTTATGAAGATCGCCATTGCCACTGAGAAAGTTTTGGGAAAATGGCAATTTTCCAGACACTATGGTAACTTCAAAATACAACCAAATGGTGAAGGTAAAGTCACCTGTGAATCCCTAATGAGTCCATGCAAATAAACATAAGAAAATGGAACAGTTCCAGTGAATTCGATCCCCATCATCACCATTCTTGCTACCCAGAAGAACAATATATCGTGCCTGTAAATAATTAAGTGCAACATCACTTTTAAGTTCTTAAGTAAATATGATACGAAAGACTCAAGGAAAAGTATTCATGCAGATCAATACAGAATAGATCATGTAGCAAATATGGAAAGGGATTTTGTCCACTGATGTTTTCGTCTTGGGTTAATTATCCTTTAATGCAATGAAGGATCTCTTTCCTCTCAATTCCTTAATCATATTTTCCTCAGTCCTTGCGAATTCCTCGTTTcacattaaataaataatataagagAACTACCAAAAGTAGTGAATAACGATACTTCCTTTCTCAAGATGAaattgtgtgtatatatatcaCCAACTCCTGACTAGTCctttattgttaaaaaataccTAGAAACCTATCTATTATTGGCACTTAACTAGTACTAAGCACTTACCCTGTTTCAAGCATTGTAGTTGGATAGAACTTCTTGAAATCCTCTGCTGATAAATCTGGCCAACCAAGAGTGCTAAATGGCCATAGTGCACTGATCAAATATAAAACAacatacataaatataattagcCCATAAATATGACTTACAGAAGACAGAAACATAACATCATGTATAGATCAGGATTCAAAACTTAAAAATGAACCAGACCATAGACATTGTTTATAACATCAGTTTAAGGTTCCATGTCATCTCAGAACAGATTAGTCATGCTTCAGGAAGGAAATCACAACATGCCCGTCATGGTTGCATATAAAACATACCTTGAAAACCAAGTGTCAAGAACATCAGGATCCTGATATATTTCTACATCCTTTCCATATTTCTTGTGAGCTTTCTCAAGTGCTTCATCAGCATTCCTAGCAACTATATATTCCTCTTCATTGTTTTTCCCAACAATATACCAAACAGGTATCCGGTGTCCCCACCATAGTTGTCTGCTTATACACCAATCCTTAATGTTGGAAAGCCAGTGATTGTAAATCTGTTACAAACGTAGAGAAATTTGTATCATCCAAGCAAGAACAGAACGAGGCAATAATAAAATGTGTTAAGACTGAAGATTAGCAAGGTCGGGCTCCGGTGACTAAGCAAGATATATGGGAAAAATGGAGGAGTTATTCTATAAATTCATCGAAGGGTACACAAGAATAACAGCATGGATAGTTTGACCAAGCCACCCAATAAGATATCCACTTCTGGCCTCAGAATTCAAGTATTTGAGGcaaagaaagcattaaaaaaaGATCGACAACAGTTAAGCAATTACGCCATAATGTACCAATTGATTGTAGAAGTAAATCAACTACGTATATATCAATATAAGTAAACAAGACACACCTTCTCAAATCTTTCTGGAATTATCTTCAACTCTCCTTTCTCAACAGCTTGAAGAGCTTTCTCAGCAAGAGGCTCCATAGTTACAAACCACTGCTTACTGACAAGAGGCTCTATCACCTAATGAAAGAAGGGGAAAAACACCCAGTGGGAGGCAGCATATCCAATACAAGATTTAATCAGTCAATGAACATATTGCCAACTcattattaaaaacaaattatgaaaacatTGTCTCACTTCTCCACCACGCTGAGATCTAGGAACTCGTAAAGTATGTGGTTCCTTTTTAACAGCTAATCCTGTCTCCTCAAGCTCTGCCCATAGTTTCTTTCGAGCCTCAAAACGATCAAGGCCACTAGTAATACAGGTTTTGCATACAAATATCAGAGCCATCACAAAGGACTAAATGTTCAACAGCTAATATGGATCTCTGGCAAAATACCTGTATAAGCCAGCAACATCATTTAGTGTTCCATCCTTGTTCATTACATTGAGTATTGGAAGTCCGAGCTTCCGAGCAAGAAAATAATCATTATGATCATGTCCTGGGCTGATCTTCAACACTCCAGTTCCAAACTCTTTATCAACATGCTGTGACACAAAGCCAACCAATATCATGGAATTCATATTAGATTTATCTGGGAAGCAATGTCTCTAACATTATGCATAAGGCTAAAAGAAACATGTGAAAAATTGTGTTAAGactttctgaaaaaaaaaaaaaaatcgtctTATGTTTACATAGCCCATCCCAAGCCCGGAAAAACGAGGAGGGTTGTTCGGTGTGCAACTGCCAACGCAGAACAATGTCGCATCCCAATACATGGCCATGACGCAATGACGTACTTGAAGCCATGTTGGATTGTGTTAGGCTTGCGACAGCCAACGTAAAACGAGGTCGCATCTTAAAGCATAGACACGAGAGAAAGGGCTCTGATAAGTAAGTAAGTACAcaaggaaaagaaataaaatttaacaatgTACAAGAATCTGAATGATTCTTACAATAGGGAAGCAAAAAGACTTTAAAAAGTCACAAGCTGAAATTGATATTCATCAGACAATGAAGCAAAGCCAAACTGATGCACGAAAACAGCAGTTGACATGATTTAAGAGCCTAATTGgtttatattttcattttcagtgttttttgttttcaaGATTTTGTGAAGGAAAAACTGATAATAGTGAAAACAACAGCAGTACCTAATTACAAATTGAACAGTAACTGTGAGCGAGCACTTAATTACAAATGTTTTTAAACTctaaagactaaattaaaaaaaaaattcaactatGAGGACCTATTCACAAATTAGATGAAACTATAGAAACATCCaaagtaattaaaaattttcttaatataataagaaaaaaatattactttttgaAACTTTCACTAaacaagaaagcaataatacCAATGCTGGAGGACAATATATCCTCCTTTATCATAACAAGCaagagaaaaatataagaaaaagaaataaaccaacacaaatgaataaataaataaagtattcaAACAACTTAGTATATACAATCAAGAAGACCctgaaaaaaaaagtcaactttatattttcttttcaaaggaCCAACTTTAACAATAAAGAAACAACTAGATTACAATAGTATGCATTTATCCAGCATTagagtaatattttaaaaaaaaggagagaaggGGGGCTAGACATAGTGGACTTTCATACCTTGTCAGCAAGAATAGGAACATGACGGCCAAATGTCTGAGGCACAATTGCCATCTGACCAATAAACTGAGCATAACGTTCATCCtgcaaatttaatatattaggCATCCTTTCCCCATATGTTTTCTGAACGCTCTTCAACTTTAACATCTCCCATCCATATTAGCTTGTTTGCATGCAGTGAGggtattcaatttttttcagcCTTTTTCCAAATTCAATCTCTAGTTAATTGTAGTTTTAATAATATCAAAGCAGTCATGAGAACCTTAGACCTTAACCAAAATGCTGTTATAACTCTAGGACACTTGTATTGTATTTAAAGCTTTAAGCATGTAAATGTTTCCAGTTTACAGGATGAAGGTCCTCGGTTGTTTAGGCTtcgatattatttttttaacctaATAGACTTTTAACACAGCTGATCTTCCACAGGTTGAGGAGATCAAACATTATCTCCTAACATACCTCTTTGTGCCTTTCTAGCTGCCAAAATTGTGTTCATTAAGATTTGGGAATTCATCAGATATCTGTAATATTTGGGACAAGTTCTTTTAACTTCAAATGTTGGCTGAACAATGGGTTTGTCTTCAAACAACGAGAATATTTTTTACTAGTTTCCAAGGAAGCCAAAACTCTAATATAAGGAAAAAGATGTTTTCCATGTCATATTTTGTTAGCATGAAATAGCATAACTTCATGATTAGCTTCATGCTGATTTTCAGATATCAGAGACTTTAGACTGACCAGTGAGCTCTAAAAATGTGTGTTCAGACAGGTGAGAGATTTACTTGTTTGTATTCAATAGCACTATCAAAAGGTGAAGATTTAAtcacaatttttaaattatagggATCCAATTGAAAAATGTTCATATAACATAGGGACTTCATTAGAAACAATTAAATTATAGAAACTTGATTGAAAGTTTTTGTCCAATATTTGGGATTgattatgaacatttaaactaAAAGGGAAGCACGGTGCACAAACATCCCACACTATATAGGGTCTGGAGAAGGATCATACAAAGGAGTATAATATAGGCACTCTAACCTTAGACAAGCATCAGTGTCTTATTTCACAGCTTGAACCCATGATTTTGAGGTCACACAAAGACAACTTAAACCATTGTTCCATGAAAATGagtgaaactatagggaccttCAGAGTAAATAAAccaggaaaaaagaaaatgcagtGTCACAAAAGTGCTGATGCTAATGCCTTTCAATTACCAACCATTTACCATAACATACATCTCAGCTATTGCTGGTACAAATATTATTAGATGCACAAGCATGCAATGACAAAAAATCTATCCCACCTTTGGATTAACTGCCAAAGCTACATCACCAAATAAAGTTTCCGGTCGTGTTGTAGCTACTGTCAGAAAGTCACTCCTTCAAAATGAGTAATTATCAAATTATCAATGCAAATTGTAATGGAAATCTAGAAAGGTGAAAATATAAACAGCACATATAGCTCATTTCTAAATATGGTAATAATAGCATATTAAACaataatcaaattcaaatagaaAGATCCTAAATCTGGTTCATCATTGACTGACATCAAATCAACTTTTAATATCATGCATCCCCAAGAAAGAAATAGATTTCAAACTATATATTTGCAATTCTGACCAAACTAACTACTTTCAGACACACGAAAGTCAAAAGCAAgtaaaaaccaaataaaaaaataacatcatcTTAAACAAGGGAATCCAGCCACTTTGCAAATCAGACAAGGAAAATTGAGAGTTGAGACTTCCCTAAATACTCATGAGAAGAAATGCAAAGAGATTATCGGGTTCCACTAGTTCAGAAAATGAATACAAGAATAAAGGCAAAGTCACATTCTGGATCACAGTTACCACATTAAGCAGGTTCAGCAAACATACTCAAGGATCAGGGAATTCTTCCAAACCaaatatttgatatttaattgCAGAGAATGGGCCACACAAATTCAATGAAAATTGCAAACTTTAAATAAAGATTATTAAAACCTGAGCTAGACCAGAGTTATGTTTAAAACATGCTTCAGGGAGAAAAGCGGGGTTATGGATGAATAACAAAACACAATTTCCTAAAATGTTGATACCTTCCAGCAACgcgatattttatataatataggTGTCCAGATTCTTCTGAATATTCTACTTCCTGGggaaacaagaaaaactcaatccTCACATTGAAGACAAAATCATGCATAAGTACAAGTGAGATGAAAGCTAGCTACTTGCCAGGTCTGAAACAGCAGTCTGTAGAGAAGGAGACCAATTCACCATATATGAACCTGAAATGGGGAGCATATGGGTATTCGTATCATACCCCATTAGTTAATGTATCAGGATAAGTGTTATATTAGGATAATATACATATGAGCAAATTTTGATTCTGAAGTAAAAGATGCTTCCAAAATCAAGGTTAACAATTTTATGAGAAAAGCTTAAAATCAAGCTCCTGTTCTAAGAAGTTACTCTTTTACTACAATCCTTAAAGACAGAAAGTTCAATAATAAGGAGCACTGTTCAAAAAGACTTGTCATATCCAAGCAAGCAGTACGTCATTCCTATAATATAAGACCCTCTATTTGGATAATTTTATGCTTATACAACACTCTGGATATTGGATAAACAGatttcaataataaaaagaaaataacagcAAAATGACAACTAGCCCCCTGCATGTGGTAGTATTTATTAGTGGGGAAGGACTAATAATTAATCCATAATATCAAATACATCAATAGTCCATAACAGATATTGTACATTCCTGATGGGATTAACCATTTTATTTGTTAaacttttttcataaaaaaaaatatctttaagaTTTAATAAGTCTTCCTTTAAACTGTTCCACAATTCCAGTTTGCTACTAGCATCATGGAAGAACTAGAACCCAATGTGATGTTACTACCATATTTTAACTTCATCTTATACCTTGATAAATCAAGCCTTTTTCATGAAGCCTAATAAATGCCTCAATTACAGCTTCTGCAAAAATTGTAAGGCAAGGTATCAGTACGTAGTGGAACATGAATAAACAACAGGCTAGAGGTGCAGGATAAACAACATCAAGACAATTTTAGATACATTATGTTGACATTTGGAAACTAGTACAGAGTAATAGAATGTTTGAAAGCGATAAAATGTGCCAGAAATCAAGAAAAACTTATGATTTGTCTggtttctattttcattttcaatatttgatttcaaaattttgtgaagaaaaagGTGAAAGTAGTGAAAACAATATAATtccattttcaattttcattttctaCTTCACAAAAGCtcaaaaacagaaaacattaaaaatgaaAACACGAAAAGAAAATAAGTGAATAAACTAGAAACCAAGCAGACCCTCAGTATCATCAACATCCTTGGGTTGATATCCACGAGAAATAAGATGTGAAACTCAAGACAGTTCCTGGATTTAAAGGGACTGTGCCACTCCCAAATGTCCACAATCCAATGCTAGCTATCACACACACTTCCCCCTAATTTAAAATACCCCTTTCCCAGCATTCCCCAATTCTCTTCCCCAACTAACTAGAAAACAGCTTGGCATTTAGTAATGGGGGAGTATGCCCCTCCTCAAAaccaactcaatttttttaatgttttctccAATTCTCTTAATCCCCCTATTCTTTTGCTGCCCAAGAACTTCTTCCCAATCATACCAAGTCTAGGACGAGTTTCTAACTTTCTATGGAAGAACATAATGTAATTAAGTTATCCAAAGAGAAAaacaagcaacaataattgTTGCCTTCTTATTGTGATCACCATAATTTTTTCAACACAAGCTCATAGACTTTCTAGGTTAGCTAGAGTTCCAATTAGTAGAAAACTGCCTTACGACTTAGCTGTTCATCAAGGGTAAAGTGCTCTCTAGTCCAATCACAAGAAGCACCAAGTCTCTTTATCTGATTCGTGATGGTCCCACCATACCTGATATATAACAGAGTAATATGAACAATATGAAAAGAAGGAGGTAGAAAGTGTTtttgaatagaagaaaaaatttacTAAGATGCAGAGAGAATTAGGAAGGAGTTTGGAGGATAAGGAACCCTTCTAATCCAAAGAACAAATCATAAAGATGAAGGAGAAAGATCATGTaacaatattttaattcttcatCATCTCATTTAAAGAATCCACATCAAGACATGGGCTTTACACCAAATATATACTACTGCCTGTCTAAATTTTAGTAATCCTAGACAGCAATTCAATAATAGGTGACATCTTTTGAAAACTGTGAAATACTCACGTGGCATATACAAGTGCCTTGAATGTTAGCCTAGTTCAATGTAATTTTTATATCCAGGGGGAAAAACCATGTCGGATTAAAAGAAACCATGTTGTCATACTGTTGAAACAAGATAAACACAAAGGATGGTTGAAGGAAATCCTAGTGGAGAAGAATAGAGGATTGCCCTTTCCAAAAGACTTGTGGTTTTGCCATGGGGATCCATGGCTCTAAAGCTTCGAGctctgagagagagagagagagagagagagagagagagagaataacgAGTGAAATTATCTTTTTGTTATTCTAGCCTCATAATAAAGTATATATAGAATTGTATTTGGATAGCTTGCTCAGCAAGAAACATGGGCAAAGTGGTAAACCTATCCTCCAGTAGGTACGGCAGTTAATACAGGTCCAGAGGGATCTAGATTCTCTGCAGTAATCCTATGGAACCTATCATACACTCTATCATTGGATTAGAAGTTCTGCTTGAAacaattatttcagaaaacacTACTAAAAGGAAACTTTCTAATCGCTTAAATACACACTCGGTGGATATCACCCATGTACCCACAACAGGGAATAAACTGCCTACAAGGCTAGAAAGTACTTCAACTCTAATAGTAAGCTCAAGTATGATCCATTTAGCTGAAACAAAATGCATAACTTTTTAAGAAACCATCTCAATCTTTAGATAATTATAGTGTAGAACTGTCTTTATGACCTCCCATCAGTGCTCAGCCCATGGTTTCTTCAAGGGAATTTTGCCAACAGTAACAGATACTCAGAGAACCTGGTATTGTTGATAAGGCTgcttgtattttatatttttcattgaGATGACATTGTATGCACAGACACACATTGCTATTATACAAAAACTGAAACATATGTTTCATTGGTTGTGcaataacaaaatatagataGCAGAAAGATATGCAAAGATGCAAGATAAAACATACTTTTCTTTCCACTGCCAGACTCGTTTTGTGAATTCGTCTCTACTCATTTGAGCTCTGCTTATTCCTTCAGATGCTAGCATTCTTTCAACAACCAGCTggtggaagaagaaaataaattcaaagtGGAAAAACAACAGCTTCAGTGAATCAATACTAAGAACATGTTCCACTTGTTTTTTTGGAATTCCTAAAgcatattaataaaaatcctcCCAAGGTACACAACAAACTCACTATTACAGGTAGTTCCAATAATCAGACACTACACATTCCAGGAACCTATGTTTCTTGGAGCCATGAAAATACGTAATTTAATGGATGCTACAGACAACCTTGTTAGACCATTACATCcactaaacaaaaagaaattagtAACACATCCCACAGAGTActactaaaaacaaaaatagccTTGCATTATTTGAACGTTTGATGACAAACCTGAGTAGCGATACCAGCATGATCAGTCCCAGGAAGCCAAAGTGTTGGCCTTCCCTTCATTCGATGGTATCTTACCATAATATCCTGCAAGAAAAATCACAAGAAGAAATGTAAGTTGTTATTTTAGTAGTGCACGATTCAAACGAAAGCAAGAAGAACTTAGTACCACCTAACATAAAAAACGACAAAACCTATAAAAATAGCATCACTATGTGATCAAGCAAGCAGAGCTAAACATAAAAAAGAGGaacaaaaaatcttttttccttcttgttttcCCAGAAATGCTATCAACCACACATCATGTCCACATAAATTCCAAGCAAGCATATGTTGAAGACTTTTAAGAATGCAAGAAACTAAAACCAAAGCTGACAAAACTGTACCAGTTATTTGAATAAATTTCCAAAATTTGCAAATTGCACCAATCATTTTGCTAAATTTGCAAAACaaaatagcacaaaatcaggaaaaaATGGAAGCTTGGAACTATGGAAATAGAGGAAAGCATTATAAACCCAAACAAACAAAACTTGTAGATGCGTCACATGGGACATTTCCCATGGCGTCAATTGAAACTTAAGTACACAGTACATTATTACATGAAGTTATGCATCAACATTTATGAATTTAAACATAATAAATAGCaggaagaaaatatatttttaaagaaaataaggaCCTCAAGGGTGACAAACATGGCATGTCCCATGTGGAGGGAACCGGTAACATTAGGAGGCGGCATTGATACCACAAAAGGATCGCTTCCTCGGTCGAAATTTGGCCTAAAATACCCTTGAGACTCCCACCTATCATCCAATCCAGTAACTGTAATCAAATCATTGTTTCCATTTTGAAGACATTTCAATACTCAAAAAACAAGTAGTGATGAAGGTGTACCAACTGTATATACGTTCCTCCGAAGCAAAGTCGAAAGATTTTGCAATCTCAGGAGAAGAATTGTTGTAGGCTCCATTCTCCGATGCAGCAACTGAAGAGAGAAGGCGAGGTCTGAGAAAGTGAGGGGTGAAGTGGGAGTGGGAGTGAGAGAGAGGCAGGCGACGACGTCGTTTGTAGAAGAGGAGAGAGTTGAGGGCGTTGCGTTTGGAGAGGGGAGAGAAGAAGAgtgagtaagaggaagaagcagaagaagatAGAGCGAGTTGGAGGGTGCTCATGACTTAGCTTGAGAGAGGTGAGGTTTTAGTGGATGGCACTGGGCGGAAGGATGCGAGGGAAGGGAACTGAAACTTATTCATTGCTTACAAGTTACAAGGATTTTAATGTAGCTGTAAAACGGCAGGCTGCCGGGTTGGAGCTAACTCCGGTTCGAGCCAGCTTCGGAGTTAAAAAAAATGGATTTGGATCTTGAATTTCACCTTAAagaataaagtataattttttattatttattttataagtaagacaaaaaataaatataaaaaaaaaattattcaaaaatagaagattatatttttttctccaaCACTATATTTATATGAGTGAAAtttgaaaggaaagaaaatataaGAAGCAAAATCGACTCTagttcacaaaaaaaattaaatgaaaaatcaaaaaaaaatatgtgggttaaattaaatatataaaattataatattttataatatttataaaatatataaacatatttatattttattttattataagaatattaat
This portion of the Arachis duranensis cultivar V14167 chromosome 6, aradu.V14167.gnm2.J7QH, whole genome shotgun sequence genome encodes:
- the LOC107494363 gene encoding valine--tRNA ligase, chloroplastic/mitochondrial 2 isoform X2, whose product is MNKAVIEAFIRLHEKGLIYQGSYMVNWSPSLQTAVSDLEVEYSEESGHLYYIKYRVAGRSDFLTVATTRPETLFGDVALAVNPKDERYAQFIGQMAIVPQTFGRHVPILADKHVDKEFGTGVLKISPGHDHNDYFLARKLGLPILNVMNKDGTLNDVAGLYSGLDRFEARKKLWAELEETGLAVKKEPHTLRVPRSQRGGEVIEPLVSKQWFVTMEPLAEKALQAVEKGELKIIPERFEKIYNHWLSNIKDWCISRQLWWGHRIPVWYIVGKNNEEEYIVARNADEALEKAHKKYGKDVEIYQDPDVLDTWFSSALWPFSTLGWPDLSAEDFKKFYPTTMLETGHDILFFWVARMVMMGIEFTGTVPFSYVYLHGLIRDSQGRKMSKTLGNVIDPLDTIREFGTDALRFTLSLGTAGQDLNLSTERLTSNKAFTNKLWNAGKFILQNLPDQNDVPAWESLLSNKFDCEDSVLNLPLSECWVVSKLHLLIDSATASYDKFYFGEVARETYDFFWGDFADWYIEASKARLYHSGGKSVAAVAQAVLLYTFENILKLLHPFMPFVTEELWQALPNRKLALIVSPWPQTQLPRNTSSIKKFEILQALVRAIRNARAEYSVEPAKRISASVVASNEVIQYVAEEKEVLALLSRLDLQNLHFTNSPPGDADQSVHLVAGEGLEAYLPLADMVDISAEVERLTKRLSKMQKEYDGFKAKLSSPKFVEKAPEDVVRGVQEKAAEAEEKINLTKNRLAFLKSNILVSN
- the LOC107494363 gene encoding valine--tRNA ligase, chloroplastic/mitochondrial 2 isoform X1; the encoded protein is MSTLQLALSSSASSSYSLFFSPLSKRNALNSLLFYKRRRRLPLSHSHSHFTPHFLRPRLLSSVAASENGAYNNSSPEIAKSFDFASEERIYSWWESQGYFRPNFDRGSDPFVVSMPPPNVTGSLHMGHAMFVTLEDIMVRYHRMKGRPTLWLPGTDHAGIATQLVVERMLASEGISRAQMSRDEFTKRVWQWKEKYGGTITNQIKRLGASCDWTREHFTLDEQLSQAVIEAFIRLHEKGLIYQGSYMVNWSPSLQTAVSDLEVEYSEESGHLYYIKYRVAGRSDFLTVATTRPETLFGDVALAVNPKDERYAQFIGQMAIVPQTFGRHVPILADKHVDKEFGTGVLKISPGHDHNDYFLARKLGLPILNVMNKDGTLNDVAGLYSGLDRFEARKKLWAELEETGLAVKKEPHTLRVPRSQRGGEVIEPLVSKQWFVTMEPLAEKALQAVEKGELKIIPERFEKIYNHWLSNIKDWCISRQLWWGHRIPVWYIVGKNNEEEYIVARNADEALEKAHKKYGKDVEIYQDPDVLDTWFSSALWPFSTLGWPDLSAEDFKKFYPTTMLETGHDILFFWVARMVMMGIEFTGTVPFSYVYLHGLIRDSQGRKMSKTLGNVIDPLDTIREFGTDALRFTLSLGTAGQDLNLSTERLTSNKAFTNKLWNAGKFILQNLPDQNDVPAWESLLSNKFDCEDSVLNLPLSECWVVSKLHLLIDSATASYDKFYFGEVARETYDFFWGDFADWYIEASKARLYHSGGKSVAAVAQAVLLYTFENILKLLHPFMPFVTEELWQALPNRKLALIVSPWPQTQLPRNTSSIKKFEILQALVRAIRNARAEYSVEPAKRISASVVASNEVIQYVAEEKEVLALLSRLDLQNLHFTNSPPGDADQSVHLVAGEGLEAYLPLADMVDISAEVERLTKRLSKMQKEYDGFKAKLSSPKFVEKAPEDVVRGVQEKAAEAEEKINLTKNRLAFLKSNILVSN